From the genome of Croceibacterium atlanticum:
AGTTCGGTCGCGCCAAGGTCGTTGTCAGCCCCGGCGAACGCGGTCAGGGCGTCATTTTCGAAGACCAGATCAAGGGCGGCAACATCCCGCGCGAATATATCCCGTCGGTTGAAAAGGGTATGCGCGAGCAGGCCGAAAGCGGCTATCTCGTCGGCTTCCCGATCATCGACTTCACCATCCGCCTGATCGACGGCGCCTATCACGACGTCGACTCGAGCACGGTGGCGTTTGAAATCACCGGTCGCGGTGCAATGCGCGAAGCCGCCCAGAAGGCCGGCATCAAGCTGCTCGAACCGATGATGAAGGTCGAAGTCGTGACACCCGAAGAATTCATGGGTGACGTGATCGGCGACCTCAACTCCCGTCGTGGACAGATCCAGGGCACCGAATCCCGCGGTAATGCGCAGGTTGTCCTGGCTAACGTGCCGCTGGCCAACATGTTCGGCTATGTGAACGAGCTGCGTTCGTTCACTCAGGGGCGCGCTCAGTACACGATGCAGTTCTCGCATTACGACGAAGTGCCGGCGAACGTGGCCCAGGAGGTCAAGGAGAAGCTTGCCTAAGGCAGGTCGACAGTCTAGGGGCGGGCGCCTGATTCACCGGGTGCCGTCCAATTTCCCCGTGAAAATCGCATTCTGAAGAACAGAGGTTAGTGGAACAATGGCCAAGGAAAAATTCGAGCGGAACAAGCCGCACTGCAACATCGGCACCATCGGTCACGTCGACCACGGCAAGACCACGCTGACTGCTGCCATCACCAAGGTGCAGGGCGCCGCGGTTGACTTCGCAAACATCGACAAGGCGCCGGAAGAGCGCGAGCGCGGCATCACCATCTCGACGGCTCACGTCGAGTATGAAACCGATGCGCGTCACTATGCTCACGTCGACTGCCCGGGTCACGCCGACTATGTGAAGAACATGATCACCGGCGCGGCGCAGATGGACGGCGCCATCCTGGTGGTTAACGCTGCCGACGGCCCGATGCCCCAGACTCGCGAGCACATCCTGCTTGCCCGTCAGGTCGGTGTGCCGGCTCTGGTTGTCTACCTGAACAAGGTTGACCAGGTTGACGACGAGGAAATCCTCGAGCTGGTCGAACTGGAAGTTCGCGAGCTGCTCAGCTCCTACGATTTCGACGGCGACAATATTCCAATCGTCAAGGGCTCCGCTCTGGCCGCTCTTGAAGGCCGTGATCCGGAAATCGGCGAAAACTCCATCAAGGAACTGATGAAGGCCGTCGACGAATACATCCCGCAGCCGGATCGTCCGGTCGACAAGCCCTTCCTCATGCCGATCGAAGACGTGTTCTCGATCTCGGGTCGCGGTACGGTTGTGACCGGCCGTGTCGAAACCGGCATCGTGAAGGTTGGTGACGAAGTCGAAATCGTCGGTATCCGTGACACGCAGAAGACGACTGTCACCGGCGTGGAAATGTTCCGCAAGCTGCTCGACAGCGGTGAAGCTGGCGACAATATCGGCGCCCTGATCCGCGGCATCGGCCGTGAAGACGTGGAGCGTGGTCAGGTCCTGGCGAAGCCGGGTACCGTTACCCCGCACACCGAATTCAGCGCCGAAGTTTACGTGCTGTCGAAGGACGAAGGTGGCCGTCATACGCCGTTCTTTGCCAACTACCGTCCGCAGTTCTACTTCCGCACGACCGACGTCACCGGTGAGGTTATCCTCCCCGAGGGCACCGAGATGGTCATGCCGGGCGACAATGTTACGATCGGCGTCAAGCTGATCGCTCCGATCGCGATGGACGAAGGTCTGCGTTTCGCTATCCGCGAAGGTGGCCGCACCGTCGGTTCGGGGGTTGTCAGCTCCATCACGAAGTAATATAGGCGCGCAACCGGCCGGGTCTTCGAGATTCGGTCGGTTGCAGTTTTGAAGGGGCCGCCCCTTCCCGGAGCTTCCAGGAAGCACGGTGAGGCGGGGCGGTCCTTGTTTTTTGGAGGTCCTGCGGGACTTTCTTGGCTCTTTCGCATCGGTACAGGACATGGACGCTCAGAATATCCGTATTCGCCTCAAGGCCTTCGATCACCGCGTGCTCGACCAGGCAACTGGCGAGATTGCGGACACCGCCCGTCGCACGGGCGCTCTTATCCGGGGTCCGATTCCTCTCCCGACGCGCATTGAAAAGTTCACCGTGAACCGCGGTCCGCACATCGACAAGAAGTCGCGCGAGCAGTTCGAGGTGCGTACTTACAAGCGGCTGCTCGACATCGTGCAGCCCAACGCCCAGACGGTCGATGCTCTGATGAAGCTGGACCTGGCTGCCGGCGTGAATGTCGAGATCAAGCTCGCCTAAGCGGGTCTGTTGGGGGCCTCCGTGAAAACGGGGGTCTCGGTCCTCCTGATGGACCTTAACTGATCGGGAAAGTTTGGGGCGCCGTATGGCCCCGTCGGCCCAGAGGGTCGGCAAGACATAGGGATACCGCCGGGCATCATGTCCGGGCTGCGTCCCCCGTCTCGCTCTTCCTAACCGGAGAGCATCTCAGCCCGGGCGGGGCGACGCATGAATTCATTGGGCTGACAAGCACCTGGAATGGGTCCGGGTGCCTCTGTGAGGAGAATGGATCATGCGCACAGGCGTGATCGCGAAAAAAGTCGGGATGACCCGCCTCTTTCAGGAGGATGGCCGCCACGTGCCGGTCACAGTCCTCGCTCTGGAAGATTGTCAGGTCGTGTCTCACTGCACTGCCGATCGTGACGGTTACGTTGCGTTGCAGGTTGGTTCCGGCGAAGCGAAACAGAAAAACGTGGCAAAGCCGCAGCGCGAGCATTTTGCCAAGGCTCAAGTGCCGCTGAAGATGAAGGTCGCGGAATTCCGCCTCGAAAACGAGGACGGTCTGCTGCCGGTTGGTGCGACGATCAGTGCCGATCACTTCATTGCGGGTCAGAAGGTGGACATCACCGGGCACACGCAGGGCAAGGGCTTTGCCGGTGCCATGAAGCGTTGGGGTTTCGGTGGTCTGCGTGCGTCGCACGGCGTTTCGATCAGTCACCGCTCGCACGGTTCGACCGGTAACCGCCAGGATCCGGGCAAGGTCTTCAAGAACAAGAAGATGGCCGGCCATATGGGTGACCGTCAGCGTACTCAGCAGAACCTGGAAATCGTGCGCACCGACGCCGATCGCGGCTTGCTCTTCGTCAAGGGATCGGTCCCGGGCTCGAAGAATGGCTGGCTGCTTGTTCGCGATGCGGTGAAGTTGCCGATCCCGTCCGAGGCTCCGTTCCCGGGTGCGATCATCGACAAGAACGCTCCGAAGCCGGAGCAGGATGAGCCGAAGCTCGCCGATCAGGCTGATGCTGCGGAAACCGCCGGCGAAGAGACCAACACCGTCGAAGCCGATGCGGCTTCCGACGAAGGCAAGGAGGGCTGATCCGTGAAGGTGAAGGTCCAGAAAATTGACGGCAAGGCGTCGGGCGATATCGAGCTCAACGATGCCGTGTTTGGTGTCGAGCCTCGTGCTGATATCCTGCACCGTGTCGTGACCTGGCAGCTTGAAAACCGTCGCGGCACGGCTCGTCCGACCCGTGAACGGTCTGACGTGGCCCGTACTGGCAAGAAGTGGGGTCGCCAGAAGGGCGGCGGTACTGCTCGCCATGGTGACCGCGCTGCTCCCGTCTTTATCGGCGGTGGTAAGGCTCACGGTGCTCGCAAGCGCGATTTCGACGTCTCGCTGAACAAGAAGATCCGTGCGCTCGGCCTGAAGATGGCTCTTTCTGCCAAGGCTAAGGACGGCCTCGTGGTTGTTGACAGCCTGGAGCTGACGGACGCCAAGACCAAGGCCCTGGCTGCTACGTTCGGCAAGAATGGCTGGAACGGCAAGGTGCTGGTGATCGACGGCGACGCAGTCGAGGACGGTTTCCGTAAGGCTGCCGGCAATTTGCCGGGTGTCAACGTGCTGCCGGCCATGGGCGCCAACGTCTACGACATCCTGAAGCATGACACGCTGGTCCTGACCAAGGCGGCGGTCGAGAAACTGGAGGCGCGCTTCAATGGCTAAGTCAGGCACAGTGGATGCGCGTCACTACGACGTGATCCTCGCTCCGCACATCACCGAGAAGGCGACGCTGCTCTCCGAGCATAATGCAGTCGTGTTCAAGGTTTCCGACGAAGCGACCAAGCCGCAGATCAAGGAAGCGGTTGAAGCGCTGTTCGATGTCAAGGTCACCGGCGTCAACACGATCGTGACCAAGGGCAAGACCAAGCGCTGGAAGGGTCGTCCCTACAAGCGCACCGACGTGAAGAAGGCGGTCGTCACTCTCCAAGAGGGTGATTCGATCGACATCACCAGCGGGATCTGAGGGCAGGAACGATGGCACTCAAGAACTACAATCCGACCAGTCCCGCTCGTCGCGGCCTGATCCTCGTCGACAAGTCCGGCCTGTACAAAGGCAAGCCGGTCAAGTCGCTGACCGAAGGTAAGAACAAGACCGGCGGTCGTAACAACAAGGGCCATGTGACCTCACGCGGCAAGGGCGGCGGTCACAAGCAGAAATATCGTTATATCGATTTCAAGCGTCGCAAGTGGGACGTGCAGGGCACTGTGGAGCGTATTGAATACGATCCCAACCGCACCGCCTTCATCGCGTTGATCAAGTATGACGATGGTGAGCTGGCCTATATCCTGGCCCCGAACCGTCTCGCGCCGGGCGACAAGGTAATCGCTGGTGAACGGACCGACACCAAGCCGGGTAACGCGATGCTGCTCGGCCAGATGCCGGTCGGCACCATCTGCCACAATGTGGAGATGAAGCCGGGCAAGGGCGGCCAGATCGCCCGTTCGGCCGGCACCTATGTCCAGCTCGTCGGTCGTGACCGCGGTATGGTGATTGTCCGTCTCAACTCGGGCGAGCAGCGTTACCTGCGTGCCGATTGCATGGGCACTGTTGGCGCGGTTTCTAACCCGGACAACGCCAACCAGACGCTGGCCAAGGCTGGCCGTCGCCGGTGGATGGGGCGCAAGCCGCTCACCCGCGGTGTCGCCAAGAATCCGGTCGATCACCCGCATGGTGGTGGTGAAGGCCGGACCTCGGGCGGCCGTCATCCGGTCACTCCGTGGGGCAAGCCGACCAAGGGCGCCCGTACCCGCAACAACAAGCAGACGGACAAGATGATCATCCGGTCGCGTCACGCGAAGAAGAAGAGGTAAACGCAAATGGCTCGTTCCGTCTGGAAAGGTCCTTTCGTCGACCTGCATCTGCTGAAGAAGGCAGAAGACGCGCAGGAAAGCGGTGGCCGTGCGCCGATCAAGACCTGGTCGCGCCGCAGCACCGTTCTTCCGCAGTTCGTTGGCCTGACGTTCAACGTCTATAATGGCCACAAGTTCATTCCGGTGTCCGTCAGTGAGGACATGGTCGGCCACAAGCTCGGTGAATTTGCGCCCACGCGCAGCTTTCCGGGCCATGCCGCCGACAAGAAGGGCAAGCGATAATGGGTAAGCAGAAAGCTCCCCGCCGCGTCGCGGATAACGAGGCGCTGGCTGTCGGTACGACCATCCGTGGTTCCGCCCAGAAGCTGAACCTCGTCGCTGGTCTGATCCGCGGCAAGAAGGCCGAAGAGGCTCTCAACATCCTCTCCTTCTCCAAGAAGGCGATGGCGGTTGAAGCCAAGAAGGTCCTCGCCAGCGCGATCGCTAATGCCGAGAACAACCACGACCTCGACGTCGACGCTCTTGTCGTCGCCGAGGCGAGTGTCGGCAAGTCGATCACCATGAAGCGTTTCCACACGCGCGGCCGTGGCAAGTCCACGCGCATTCTCAAGCCGTTCAGTCGGCTGCGCATCGTGGTTCGCGAAGCAGAGGAGGCCTGATCCATGGGTCATAAGAGCAATCCGATCGGCCTGCGTCTGCAGATCAACCGTACCTGGGACAGCCGCTGGTATGCCGAAGGCGCCAACTATGCGCAGCTGCTCAAGGAAGACATCGAGATCCGGAAATACATCACCTCGAACCTGCCGCAGGCAGCGATTTCGAAGGTGGTGATCGAGCGTCCGGCCAAGCTTTGCCGTATTTCGATCTACGCGGCCCGTCCCGGTGTGATCATCGGCAAGAAGGGCGCCGACATCGAGAAGCTGCGCAGCAAGCTGTCCGCGATGACCGAAAGCGAAGTGAAGCTGAACATCGTCGAGATCCGCAAGCCGGAAATCGACGCCAAGCTCGTCGCCCAGGGCATTGCCGATCAGCTGGTGCGCCGTGTCGCTTTCCGTCGCGCAATGAAGCGTGCCATGCAGTCCGCCATGCGTCTGGGTGCCGAAGGTATCAAGATCATGTGCGGCGGCCGCCTCGGCGGTGCGGAAATCGCTCGTGTCGAACAATATCGCGAAGGCCGCGTGCCGCTGCATACGCTTCGCGCCAATGTGGACTATGCCGAAGCCGAAGCGCTGACCGCCTATGGCATCATCGGCATCAAGGTCTGGGTCTTCAAGGGTGAGATTCTGGGCCACGATCCGATGGCGCAGGACCGGCTGATGATGGAGGCTCAAACCTCCGGCGTCCGTCCGGCGCGCTGATCGGGAGCTGAGTAAAAACAATGCTGCAACCGAAGAAAACCAAGTTCCGCAAGGCGTTCAAGGGCAAGATCCATGGCAATGCCAAGGGTGGTACTGCTCTGAACTTCGGCTCCTACGGCCTCAAGGCTATGGAACCGGAACGTATCACTGCACGCCAGATCGAGGCCGCTCGTCGTGCGATCACGCGCCACATCAAGCGCCAGGGTCGTCTCTGGATCCGCGTCTTCCCGGACGTGCCGGTTTCGAAGAAGCCTGCCGAAGTCCGTCAGGGTAAGGGCAAGGGTTCGGTCGAATACTGGGCTGCCCGCGTGAAGCCGGGCCGCATCCTGTTCGAACTGGACGGCGTTCCCGGCCCGTTGGCCGCCGAAGCGTTCAGCCGCGCTGCGATGAAGCTGCCGATCAAGACCAAGGTCGTCGCCCGTCTTGGCGACTCCTCGCATCTCGGAGGCGAATAATGGCCAAGATCGAAGACCTGCGCCAGAAGACCGACGATCAGCTCGCTGATGCTCTCGTCGAACTGAAGCGTGAACAGTTCAACCTGCGTTTCCAGGCTGCGACCAACCAGCTCGAGCGTCCCGCGCGCGTGAAGGAAGTCCGCCGCGAGATCGCCCAGATCAAGACTCTCCAGACCGAGCGCGCAAGCGCTTCGGCGGAAGCGTAAGGAGCGAACGATGCCGAAACGTATTCTGACCGGGACCGTCGTTTCCGACAAGACCGACAAGACCGTGACCGTGAAGGTCGAACGCAAGGTGAAGCACCCGCTTTACGGGAAGATCATCCGCCGTTCGAAGAACTATCACGCTCATGACGAAGCCAATGAGTACAAGCCGGGCGACAAGGTCCGCATCGAGGAGACCCGACCGATCTCCAAGACCAAGACGTGGAAGGTTCTGGACCGTGTCCAGGCCGGCAAGGGCGTCGCGGTCGAAGCGAACCTTGACGTGGAAGCTGCTGGCAACTGAGCCTTTGGCCCGTAAGTGAGTTTTTGGAACTGCCGGACTGGTTCCGGCAAGCCGAGTAAGAAGGAACCGGATCGATGATCCAGATGCAGTCAACGCTAGACGTCGCGGATAACAGCGGCGCGAAGCGCGTCCAGTGCATCAAGGTGCTGGGCGGATCGAAGCGCCGCACCGCGAGCGTGGGCGATGTCATCGTGGTCTCCGTCAAGGAGGCTCAGCCGCGTGCCCGCGTCAAGAAGGGCGACGTGCACCGTGCGGTGATCGTGCGCACCAAGAAGGACGTTCGCCGTCCCGACGGCAGCGTCATTCGCTTCGACAGCAATGCCGCGGTTTTGGTGAACAAGTCCGAGGAACCGATCGGCACCCGTATCTTTGGCCCGGTCGTGCGTGAACTGCGCGGCAAGGGCTTCATGAAGATCATTTCTCTTGCTCCGGAGGTGCTGTAATGGCTGCCGCGAAGATCAAGAAGGGTGACAGCGTCGTCGTTCTGTCCGGCAAGGACAAGGGCCGTACCGGCACGGTAGCCCAGGTTCTGCCGAAGGACGGTAAGGTTGTGGTCGAAGGCGTCAATGTCGTCGCCCGCCACCGCAAGCCCGACCAGTCCAACCCGCAGGGCGGTATCGACCGCAAGCCCGCGCCGATGGCGATCAGCAAGGTTGCCGTGGCCGATCCCAAGGATGGCAAGCCGACCCGCGTCCGCTTTGAAGAGCGTGACGGCAAGAAGGTCCGTGTTGCCGTCAAGTCCGGGGAAACTATCGATGGCTGAGAAGTATACTCCGCGCCTCAAGAAGGCCTATGACGACAGCATTGCCAAGGCGATGACCGAGAAGTTCGGTTACAAGAACGCTCTGGAAGTGCCGCGTCTCGAAAAGATCACGCTCAACATGGGCGTGGGCGAGGCTAGCCAGGACAAGAAAAAGGTCCAGACGGCTGCTGAGGAAATGCAGATGATTGCCGGTCAGAAGCCGGTTATCACCAAGGCGAAGAAGTCCATCGCGCAGTTCAAGCTGCGTGAAGGCATGCCGATCGGTTGCAAGGTGACCCTGCGCCGTGACCGCATGTTCGAATTCCTCGACCGTCTCGTGACGATCGCAATGCCGCGCATTCGCGACTTCCGTGGTTTGAACCCGAAGTCGTTCGATGGCCATGGCAATTATGCGATGGGTCTTAAAGAGCAGATCATCTTCCCGGAGATCAGCTACGACAAGATCGAGAAGGTGCGTGGCATGGACATCATCGTCACCACCACCGCCAAGACCGATGAAGAGGCGCGCGAGCTGCTGCGCCTGTTCGGTTTCCCGTTCCCGGCCGACGAAGCCGCCGAGAAGGAAGCGGCGTGAGCCGCGCCTTCGGAATGAACACGCGAAAGAGAGCTTAAGTCCAATGGCGAAACTGAGTTCGATCAACAAGAACGAGCGTCGCAAGAAGCTCGTGAAGAAGTATGCGGCCAAATACGCCCGTCTGAAGGCAATTGCCGACGATACGTCGCTCGACGAGAGTGAACGCATGATCGCACGCCTCAAGATGGCCGAGATTCCGCGCAACGGGAATCCCACCCGCGTGCGCAACCGCTGCACCACCACCGGCCGCCCGCGCGGCTATTATCGCAAGTTCGGTCTTAACCGTATCGAACTGCGGGACCTGGCCAATAAGGGCCTGATCCCGGGCGTGACCAAGTCGAGCTGGTGAGGATCATATAAGATGGCAATGACCGATCCCCTGGGTGATATGCTCACCCGTATCCGCAACGGCCAGCAGGCGAAGAAGGATTCCGTCCTGTCGCCTGCTTCCAAGCTGCGTGCGAACGTGCTCGAAGTGCTTCAGCGCGAAGGCTATATCCGTGGCTACAGCGAAGATGCCACCGGCAAGCACAAGGCGCTGCGCATCGAGCTGAAATATTTCGAGGGCGAGCCTGCTATCAAGCATCTGGCCCGCGTATCCAAGCCGGGTCGCCGGATCTATTCGGGCTCCAAGGAGCTGCCGAATGTTCGCAATGGCCTTGGTATCACCATCGTCTCGACGCCTCGTGGCGTGCTTTCGGATGCCGAAGCGCGCACGCAGAATGTCGGCGGCGAAGTGCTGGCGGAGGTGTTCTGATGAGCCGCATCGGCAAACGGCCGGTGGCGATCCCGAGCGGCGTCACCGCCAATATCGATAACGGCACGCTCAGCGTGAAGGGGCCGAAGGGCACTCTCACCATGGGTCTGTCGGATCTGGTGGAATACAAGCTGGAAGACGGAGCTATCTCCGTCAACCCGACCAATGACACGAAGAAGTCGCGGTCCTTCTGGGGCATGCAGCGCACTCTCGTGTCGAACCTGGTCGAAGGTGTGACCGAAGGCTTCACCAAGACGCTGGAAATCTCCGGCGTTGGCTATCGTGCGCAGGCGCAGGGCAAGAAGCTCAAGCTTCAGCTCGGCTACAGCCACGATGTCGATATCGATGTGCCTGAAGGCCTCGAGGTGAAGACACCGGATCAGACCACCGTGGAGATCAGCGGTATCGACAAGCAGGCCGTGGGCCAGCTCGCCGCAGAGATCCGCCGCTGGCGCAAGCCTGAGCCTTACAAGGGCAAGGGCATCAAGTACCGCGGCGAGTATATCTTCCGCAAGGAAGGGAAGAAGAAGTAAGATGGCCAAGCTTTCCCTTTTCGAACGCCGCCGTCGCCGTGTGCGCACCGCACTGCGCAAGCGCGGAAGCGACCGTCCGCGTCTGTCCGTGCATCGCACTGGCCGGCACATCTATGCGCAGATCATCGATGATGCGCAGGGCCGTACCGTCGCTGCCGCTTCGACGCTGGGTGCCAAGAATTCCGGTGCCAATGTCGATGCCGCCGTACAGGTCGGCAAGGACATCGCCGCAGCTGCGAAGAAGGCGGGCGTGTCCACTGTCGTGTTCGATCGCGGCGGTTTCCTGTTCCATGGCCGCGTCAAGGCGCTGGCCGATGCCGCGCGCGAAGGCGGGCTGGAGTTCTGATGATGGCAGACGAAAACAAGAACGAAGACACCCAGGCGGCCGAAACCAAGGTCGACAACGCCGGCAGCACGCCGACGCCGACCACTGCTTCGACCGAAGCCGCGGACAATCAGTCGGCTGAAGCCGGCGGTCAGCCGCAGCAGCGCGAAGGCCGTGGCGGCCGTGGTGGCCGTGGCGGACGCGATGGCGGCGGCCGTGGCCGTGGCCGTGGCCGGGATCGTGACGATCGCCGCAACCGTGGTGACGATGACGG
Proteins encoded in this window:
- the tuf gene encoding elongation factor Tu; the encoded protein is MAKEKFERNKPHCNIGTIGHVDHGKTTLTAAITKVQGAAVDFANIDKAPEERERGITISTAHVEYETDARHYAHVDCPGHADYVKNMITGAAQMDGAILVVNAADGPMPQTREHILLARQVGVPALVVYLNKVDQVDDEEILELVELEVRELLSSYDFDGDNIPIVKGSALAALEGRDPEIGENSIKELMKAVDEYIPQPDRPVDKPFLMPIEDVFSISGRGTVVTGRVETGIVKVGDEVEIVGIRDTQKTTVTGVEMFRKLLDSGEAGDNIGALIRGIGREDVERGQVLAKPGTVTPHTEFSAEVYVLSKDEGGRHTPFFANYRPQFYFRTTDVTGEVILPEGTEMVMPGDNVTIGVKLIAPIAMDEGLRFAIREGGRTVGSGVVSSITK
- the rpsJ gene encoding 30S ribosomal protein S10, whose translation is MDAQNIRIRLKAFDHRVLDQATGEIADTARRTGALIRGPIPLPTRIEKFTVNRGPHIDKKSREQFEVRTYKRLLDIVQPNAQTVDALMKLDLAAGVNVEIKLA
- the rplC gene encoding 50S ribosomal protein L3; the protein is MRTGVIAKKVGMTRLFQEDGRHVPVTVLALEDCQVVSHCTADRDGYVALQVGSGEAKQKNVAKPQREHFAKAQVPLKMKVAEFRLENEDGLLPVGATISADHFIAGQKVDITGHTQGKGFAGAMKRWGFGGLRASHGVSISHRSHGSTGNRQDPGKVFKNKKMAGHMGDRQRTQQNLEIVRTDADRGLLFVKGSVPGSKNGWLLVRDAVKLPIPSEAPFPGAIIDKNAPKPEQDEPKLADQADAAETAGEETNTVEADAASDEGKEG
- the rplD gene encoding 50S ribosomal protein L4, coding for MKVKVQKIDGKASGDIELNDAVFGVEPRADILHRVVTWQLENRRGTARPTRERSDVARTGKKWGRQKGGGTARHGDRAAPVFIGGGKAHGARKRDFDVSLNKKIRALGLKMALSAKAKDGLVVVDSLELTDAKTKALAATFGKNGWNGKVLVIDGDAVEDGFRKAAGNLPGVNVLPAMGANVYDILKHDTLVLTKAAVEKLEARFNG
- a CDS encoding 50S ribosomal protein L23; this translates as MAKSGTVDARHYDVILAPHITEKATLLSEHNAVVFKVSDEATKPQIKEAVEALFDVKVTGVNTIVTKGKTKRWKGRPYKRTDVKKAVVTLQEGDSIDITSGI
- the rplB gene encoding 50S ribosomal protein L2, coding for MALKNYNPTSPARRGLILVDKSGLYKGKPVKSLTEGKNKTGGRNNKGHVTSRGKGGGHKQKYRYIDFKRRKWDVQGTVERIEYDPNRTAFIALIKYDDGELAYILAPNRLAPGDKVIAGERTDTKPGNAMLLGQMPVGTICHNVEMKPGKGGQIARSAGTYVQLVGRDRGMVIVRLNSGEQRYLRADCMGTVGAVSNPDNANQTLAKAGRRRWMGRKPLTRGVAKNPVDHPHGGGEGRTSGGRHPVTPWGKPTKGARTRNNKQTDKMIIRSRHAKKKR
- the rpsS gene encoding 30S ribosomal protein S19, with amino-acid sequence MARSVWKGPFVDLHLLKKAEDAQESGGRAPIKTWSRRSTVLPQFVGLTFNVYNGHKFIPVSVSEDMVGHKLGEFAPTRSFPGHAADKKGKR
- the rplV gene encoding 50S ribosomal protein L22: MGKQKAPRRVADNEALAVGTTIRGSAQKLNLVAGLIRGKKAEEALNILSFSKKAMAVEAKKVLASAIANAENNHDLDVDALVVAEASVGKSITMKRFHTRGRGKSTRILKPFSRLRIVVREAEEA
- the rpsC gene encoding 30S ribosomal protein S3; the encoded protein is MGHKSNPIGLRLQINRTWDSRWYAEGANYAQLLKEDIEIRKYITSNLPQAAISKVVIERPAKLCRISIYAARPGVIIGKKGADIEKLRSKLSAMTESEVKLNIVEIRKPEIDAKLVAQGIADQLVRRVAFRRAMKRAMQSAMRLGAEGIKIMCGGRLGGAEIARVEQYREGRVPLHTLRANVDYAEAEALTAYGIIGIKVWVFKGEILGHDPMAQDRLMMEAQTSGVRPAR
- the rplP gene encoding 50S ribosomal protein L16 codes for the protein MLQPKKTKFRKAFKGKIHGNAKGGTALNFGSYGLKAMEPERITARQIEAARRAITRHIKRQGRLWIRVFPDVPVSKKPAEVRQGKGKGSVEYWAARVKPGRILFELDGVPGPLAAEAFSRAAMKLPIKTKVVARLGDSSHLGGE
- the rpmC gene encoding 50S ribosomal protein L29; amino-acid sequence: MAKIEDLRQKTDDQLADALVELKREQFNLRFQAATNQLERPARVKEVRREIAQIKTLQTERASASAEA
- the rpsQ gene encoding 30S ribosomal protein S17 yields the protein MPKRILTGTVVSDKTDKTVTVKVERKVKHPLYGKIIRRSKNYHAHDEANEYKPGDKVRIEETRPISKTKTWKVLDRVQAGKGVAVEANLDVEAAGN
- the rplN gene encoding 50S ribosomal protein L14, with translation MIQMQSTLDVADNSGAKRVQCIKVLGGSKRRTASVGDVIVVSVKEAQPRARVKKGDVHRAVIVRTKKDVRRPDGSVIRFDSNAAVLVNKSEEPIGTRIFGPVVRELRGKGFMKIISLAPEVL
- the rplX gene encoding 50S ribosomal protein L24, with amino-acid sequence MAAAKIKKGDSVVVLSGKDKGRTGTVAQVLPKDGKVVVEGVNVVARHRKPDQSNPQGGIDRKPAPMAISKVAVADPKDGKPTRVRFEERDGKKVRVAVKSGETIDG
- the rplE gene encoding 50S ribosomal protein L5, producing the protein MAEKYTPRLKKAYDDSIAKAMTEKFGYKNALEVPRLEKITLNMGVGEASQDKKKVQTAAEEMQMIAGQKPVITKAKKSIAQFKLREGMPIGCKVTLRRDRMFEFLDRLVTIAMPRIRDFRGLNPKSFDGHGNYAMGLKEQIIFPEISYDKIEKVRGMDIIVTTTAKTDEEARELLRLFGFPFPADEAAEKEAA
- the rpsN gene encoding 30S ribosomal protein S14, with the protein product MAKLSSINKNERRKKLVKKYAAKYARLKAIADDTSLDESERMIARLKMAEIPRNGNPTRVRNRCTTTGRPRGYYRKFGLNRIELRDLANKGLIPGVTKSSW
- the rpsH gene encoding 30S ribosomal protein S8, which gives rise to MAMTDPLGDMLTRIRNGQQAKKDSVLSPASKLRANVLEVLQREGYIRGYSEDATGKHKALRIELKYFEGEPAIKHLARVSKPGRRIYSGSKELPNVRNGLGITIVSTPRGVLSDAEARTQNVGGEVLAEVF
- the rplF gene encoding 50S ribosomal protein L6, whose product is MSRIGKRPVAIPSGVTANIDNGTLSVKGPKGTLTMGLSDLVEYKLEDGAISVNPTNDTKKSRSFWGMQRTLVSNLVEGVTEGFTKTLEISGVGYRAQAQGKKLKLQLGYSHDVDIDVPEGLEVKTPDQTTVEISGIDKQAVGQLAAEIRRWRKPEPYKGKGIKYRGEYIFRKEGKKK
- the rplR gene encoding 50S ribosomal protein L18; protein product: MAKLSLFERRRRRVRTALRKRGSDRPRLSVHRTGRHIYAQIIDDAQGRTVAAASTLGAKNSGANVDAAVQVGKDIAAAAKKAGVSTVVFDRGGFLFHGRVKALADAAREGGLEF